GAAGCCTCGGGCGACGGTCCGGTGGACGCCGTGTTCAACGCCATCCTGGCGATCGTGCCGCACAACGCCGCCCTGCGCCTGTTCCAGGTGCACGCGGTGACTGAAGGCACCGACGCCCAGGCCCAGGTCTCGGTCCGCCTCGAAGAGGACGGCCGCATCGCCACGGGCCAGGCCGCCGACACCGACACCCTGACCGCCTCGGCCAAGGCCTATGTGAACGCCCTGAACAACCTCATGGCGCGCAAGGAAAAGAGCCGGCCGGAAGCGGCGATCGCCAGCGGCTTCTAAGCCGCTTCGCGCTTGCTGAACGGCCGCGTGGCCAGCAGTTCGGCCGACAGGCAGGCCTGGGGATCGACCTCCAGGCCCAGCGCCCGCAGATCCTCGCACAGCGCCCGGCGCAGTTCCTGATCCAGGAACGCGCCGGCGTCGATGACTAGCGCCCCGCCGGGACGCAGCATGGTCATCGTCGAGGCCGCGGCGGCGCGCGCGTCGGCCACGGTCGAGCAGCCCACGATCAGCAGCACGTCGCTCTGCTCGTCGGCCGCCCGGCACGTGGCGCGCCGCGCCGCCTCCACCCGGTCATAGCCGCGTCGCCACAGCACGCTCATCGCCTCGCCCGCCTCGGGTCCGGTCACCGCCACGAAACACAGCGGCGTGGCCTGGGCCAGGGCGAGCATACGCCCCAGGGTCTGGTTGATCCCGTCGGTCGGAACGCCGAGCAGGAACCGCGCGGCCTGCCCAATGGGAGTCCACTTGGACGGATGGGACGACATGGTCGAAACCTCTTGCTCGTCGCGCCCGTCACCGGACGGGCCGACGACCAGGGTGTGCGCCCAGGCGGCCTAAGACCTCCATTCGGAAACACGCCGTCCGCATAAGGGCGGCATAAGGAACCCCGATGATCTGGATTCCCATCACCATCGCCGCCTCGTTCGCCCAGGTGGCCCGCAACGCCGCCCAGCGCTCGATTATGGGCGGAACCGGCCCCTGGGGTGCGACCCTGGTGCGGTTCCTGTTCGGCCTGCCGTTCACGGCGGTGTTCGTCGCGATCGCCTTCGCCCTGACACGCGGCGAGCATCCGCACGCGGGCCTGGCGTTCTGGGCTCCGGTCCTGATCGGCGGGGCGACGCAGATCGCCGCCACCGCCGCCTTGCTGGTCGCCATGAAGCGCGCGGGGTTCGCCGTGGCCACCGCCGTGCAGCAGAGTTCGATCCCCCTGGCGGCGCTGTTGGGCTGGCTGGTCTATGGCGAGCGCCTGAGCGTCATGGGCTGGACCGGAGTGGCCCTGACCAGCGTCGCCCTGCTGGTCGTCACCTGGCCGCGCACTGGGGCCTCGGGCGGTCAACCGATCAGCGGCGGGTTGTTCGGCCTGCTGTCCGGCCTGGCCTTCGGAGTGTCGCTGAACGCCTTCCGGCAGGCAGGGCGCGCCTTGGAACCGAACCATCCGATCTTCGCGGCGGTGGTCAGTCTGCTGGTCGTGCAGGCGGTGCAGACCCTGGCCCTGACCCTGTTCCTGGCGATCACCGATCGCGCGGTCTTGGCGGCGGTTGCCAAGGCCTGGCGGCCGTCGCTGGGAGCTGGGTTCTGGGGCGCGGCGGCCTCGGCCGGCTGGTTCATCGCCCTGGCGTTGGCGCCCGCGGGGCAGGTGAGGGCGGTCGGGGTGGTCGAGGCGCCCATCGCCGCCCTGGCCGGACGCCGTCTGTTCGCGGAACGTCTGACCGTGGTGCAGATGATCTTCGGCCTGGTCGCGGCGGCCGGGGTGGCCATGGCCGCGCTCGGCTAGAAAACGCCATGTTTCTGGGATGAAACCCCCGGCGCCGCCGTTCTACGAAATCAGGTGATCCACGGGTCGCAATAGACCTTGAAATCAACGCTTTCGCAGGGCAAACGGGCTTCGTCGGCAGCTTTGTGGCAGTCAGGCGACGGCGCGGCAGGGGCCAGCGCTCCCGTCGTGCGGCAGGCGCTCGTCAATGGGACAAGAACCCGCATTTTGCGGGAATCATGTTGTCCTCGTTAGGAATTGAAGTAGGAGCCATCTTTTCCCTTCGCCTTCGCCGCTTCGGCGGCGCAAATGGCTCCGTTTCGCATACCCGTCACCGACTTCATTTTTAACGACTCAGCCGCCTCCGCCCCTTATCCCCTCAGTCAGGGCTTTCAATGTTTTCTTCCCTCTTCGGCGTCATCTCCAACGACATCGCCATCGACCTGGGCACCGCCAACACGCTCATCTACATGAAGGGCAAGGGCATCGTCTTGAACGAGCCGTCTGTCGTGGCGCTACGTAACGTGGGCGGCCGCAAGATCGTCCACGCGGTGGGGATCGAGGCCAAGCAGATGCTGGGTCGTACGCCGGGCCACATGGAAGCCATCCGTCCGATGCGCGACGGGGTCATCGCCGACTTCGAAGTCGCCGAGGAGATGATCAAGTACTTCATCCGCAAGGTTCACAACCGCAAGGGCTTCGTGAATCCCAAGGTCATCGTCTGCGTGCCGTCGGGCGCCACCGCCGTCGAGCGCCGCGCCATCAACGACAGCTGCCTGAACGCCTCGGCCCGTCGCGTCGGCCTGATCGACGAGCCGATGGCCGCCGCGATCGGCGCCGGCCTGCCCATCCACGAACCGACCGGCTCGATGGTCGTCGACATCGGCGGCGGCACCACCGAGGTGGCCGTGCTGTCGCTGTCGGGCATCGTCTATTCGCGTTCGGTTCGCGTCGGCGGCGACAAGATGGACGAGGCGATCATCAGCTACATGCGTCGCCACCATAACCTGCTGATCGGCGAGACGACCGCCGAGCGCATCAAGAAGGAAATCGGCACCGCCCGCGCGCCGGCCGACGGCGAGGGGCTGTCGATCGACGTCAAGGGCCGCGACCTGATGCAGGGCGTGCCGCGCGAAGTCCGCATCTCGGAAAAGCAAGCCGCCGACGCCCTGGCCGAACCGGTCGGGCAGATCGTCGAAGCCGTGAAGGTGGCTCTGGAAGCCACGCCTCCGGAACTGGCCAGCGACATCGCCGACAAGGGCATCATGCTGACCGGCGGCGGCGCGCTGCTGCGCGGCCTGGACGCCGAGATCCGCGACCACACCGGCCTGCCGGTCACCGTGGCCGACGATCCGCTGTCGTGCGTGGCCCTGGGCTGCGGCAAGGTGCTCGAGCATCCCAAGTGGATGAAGGGCGTGCTTGAATCGACTCTCGCCTAGGCGCCACAATCCGCTAGGACGCCGCGGGGGGCGTCGGGAGAACTAGTACGTGCCCTTTCGCGAAGGTCCGCTCGGTGACCTGAAAGTGCCGCTTACCTGGACTGCGGCCGTGGCGTTGATCGTCGCGGCCGTGATCGCGGTGGCGTTCCTGCTGGCCGATCGGCGCGAGACCCTTCAGCAACAGGCCTACGGCGTCACCCGCCAGACGGTCGACACGGTGTCCAAGCCGGTCAGCGGCGTGATCGCCGCTCCGGGGCGCTGGACCGGCCTGGGCGTCGACTTCCTCTCCAGCTACTTCTTCACCGCGTCGGAGAACCGCCGGCTGAAGGCCGAGCTGAAGGAGATGCGCGGCTATCGCGACCAGTACCTGGCCGAGGTCGACAAGAACGAGAGCTACCGCGCGCTGCTGGGCCTGCGCACCGATCCGCCGATCCCGATGGTGGCCGCTCGCGTGGTCAGCGACACCCGCGGCCCGTTCGCCAACACCCGCCTGGCCGACGCCGGTTCGGAAAAGGGCGTGGTGGTCGGCAATCCGGTGATGAACGAGCGTGGTCTGGTCGGGCGCGTGGTCGGCGTCGCCAACGGCGCCAGCCGCGTGCTGCTGCTGACCGACATCGCCTCGCGTACGCCGGTGATGATCGACCGCACCAACGCCCGCGCCATCCTGACCGGCGATGGCGGCCCCAATCCCAAGCTGGAATATCTGCGCGGCGTCGATCCGATCAAGGAAGGCGACCGGGTCGTCACCTCGGGCGACGGCGGCGTGGTGCCGCGCGGCCTGCCGGTGGGCGCGGCGGTCATGGGCCTGGACGGCCGCTGGCGCGTGGTGCTGTTCGCCGATGACGCGGCCATCGACTATGTCCGCATCCTGCTGTTCAAGGACTTCTCGCAACTGGCCGACCAGAAGGCGCTGCTGACCCGCAGCCTGCCGCCGGTGACCACCGAGGATCCCGACGTGTCGATCCTGGGGCCGGTCGCGACCGCGCCCAAGCCGCCGGCTCAGACGGGCGCGACAACCCCGCCCGCGACCGGGGCGCCTCCGCCGAAGCCTTCCGCCACCACGCCGCCGGCCGCCAAGCCGGCGACGACGACACCGGCTCCGAAGCCCGCCGCGCCCCGACCTGCCGCGCCCAAGCCCGCGACGCCTGCGCCGACGACGGCTCAACCGCCTGGCGGGGGACAATAGGGTGGGCGGCGCGCGGCCTCTGCATCCCGGCCGCTGGCTGGGTGTGCCCGCCTTGCTCTGCGTGCTGGCGACCATCGTCTTCGCCGCGCCGATCCGGATCTGGGGCCTGCAACTGCCCGAGCCGGTGTTCGCCATGGTCCCGGCCTTCGCCTGGGCCCTGATCCGGCCGTCGATCCTGGCGCCCTTCGCCCTGTTGCTGCTGGGCCTGTTCCTGGACATCTTCTGGGGCGGACCGACCGGCCTGTGGGGCCTGTCGCTGCTGGTCGCCTACGCCACCGCCCTGACCGGCCGCAACATGATGACCGGCCAGAGCCGGCCGATGATGTGGGCCTGGTTCGCCGGCGTCACCGCCGTGGCCATGGCCGGCGGCTTCCTGTTCAGCATGCTCGACAGCCTGGCCATGCCCAGCCTGTTGGCCGTGTTCTGGCAGTTCCTGGTCACGGCCCTGTTGTTCCCGTTCGCCCACCGGCTGATCGACCGGTTCGAGGACGCGGACGTTCGGTTCCGGTGACGCCATGAGCGAGCCGTCAATCTTCTTTTTCGAGGTCAACGAGCGGCAGGGGGTGTTCCACCGCCGCGCGTTCCTGATGGGCGGCCTGGCCGGCGGCGGTCTGCTGGCCCTGGGCGGACGCCTGGCCCAGCTGCAACTGGTCGAGGCTCAGCGCTACCAGAAGCTTTCGGCCGGCAACCAGTTCAACTACCGCCTGACGCCCCCGCCGCGCGGCCTGATCCTGGACCGCAACGGCGTGGCCCTGGCCTCGAACCGTCCGAACTTCCGGCTGATGGTCAGCAAGGACTCCAAGGACTTCGATATCGAGGCCACCCTCGATGATCTGTCCAAGCTGGTGCCGATCGACGGCACGCGCCGCGCCCGCCTGCTCAAGGACATCGCCCGCGCGCCCAAGAAGGCCCCGGTGGCGGTGATGGAAGACATGACCTGGGAGGAGTTCTCCCGCGTCAACATCCGCGCGCCCGAGCTGCCCGGCGTGACGGCCGACATGGGCGAGGTGCGGGTCTATCCGTTCGGCGGGGCCTTCGCCCACGTGATCGGTTACGTCGCCAAGGTCTCGGACCGCGACCTGGAAAAGGCCAAGAACGAGCCCGACCAGGACCTGCTGCATCACCCCGGTTTCCGGATCGGCAAGCAGGGCGTCGAAAAGGCCCTGGACCGCGAGCTGCGTGGCCGCCCCGGCGCGACCAAGGCCGAGGTCGACGCCCAGGGCCGCGTCGTGCGCCTGGACCCCGAGGGCGACATTCCGCCCACGCCCGGCAAGGAAGTGCGCCTGACCCTGGACGCCGACATCCAGAACCGCGCTCTGGAAGTGATGGGCGACGAAAGCGGCGCCATCGTCGTGATGGATGTGCGCAACGGCGACCTGCTGGCCATGGTCTCGGCCCCCAGTTTCGACGCCAACCGCTTCGTGAAGGGGCTGTCGGGTCCTGAGTACAAGGCCCTGGCCGAGTACGAGCGCAAGCCGTTGCTGGACAAGGCGCTGAGTGGCAACTTCCCGCCCGGCTCGACCTTCAAGCCTACGGTCGGCTTGGCCGCCCTGACCGCCGGCGTCGATCCCGAGGTCCGCGTCAGCTGCGGCGGCAGCTGGTACTATGGCGGCCGGACCTGGCGGTGCTGGGAAAAGCGCGGCCACGGCTCGCAGAACATGCACGAGGCCATCAAGAACTCGTGCGACATCTACTTCTACCAGACCGCCCTGAAGATCGGCCCCGACGCCATCGCCACCGCCGCGCGGGCCATGGGCTTCGGCCAGGCGTTCGACATCGGCATTCCGGGCCAGAAGAAGGGCCTGGTGCCGGACCGCGAATGGAAAAAGCGGGCCAACAAGAAGAATCCGGCCAACCAGATCTGGTTTCCGGGCGAGACCCCCAGCTACGGGATCGGGCAGGGGGCGCTCAGCGTCAACGCCCTGCAGTTGGCGGTGATGGTTTCGCGCCTAGCCAACAGCAAGAAGGCGCTTAATCCTCGCCTGATCAAGTCGGTGGGCGGCGTCGAGCAGCCCAGCGGCGCGGCCGTGCCCGACCTGCCGTTCACCCCCGAGCACCTGGCCTATGTGCGCGGCGGCATGGAAGCCGTGGCCAACGACGTGCGCGGCACCGCCTATCGCCAGAGCCAGTTGGGCCTGGGCGACGTCAAGATGGCCGGCAAGACCGGTACGGCCCAGGTCCGCAGCTATGACAAGGTCGCCGACCGCAAGAGCACCAACGTCGCGTGGAAGCTCAAGGACCACAACCTGTTCGTGGCCTTCGCGCCCTATGACGACCCGCGCTACGCGGTCGCCGTCATCGTCGAGCACGGCGGCCTGGGCGGCGCCACGGCCGGCGCGCCCCGGGCCCGCGAAGTGATGCGCGTGGCGCTGCTGAAGGACCCCGAGGTCCGCGCCCGCATCGAGCGGCCCATGCCCTTGCCGCCTGAGCCGGTCGAGGCCGCGCCCGACGGATCGGTCGAGGGCGCCGCGCCCGACGATCCGACCCTGGGCGCGCCGCCCGCCACCCCAATCGTTCCCGCGCCTCCCGTTCCCGGAGCTCCTCGATGACCCTCAGCGGCGGCCTCAGCCGGCCCGGCGAACGCGACCGGCCCATCATCAAGTTCATGGAGATCGACTGGACCCTGTGTCTGGTCTTGTGCCTGATCGCCGGTTCGGGCGCGCTGATGCTGTTCTCGATCGCCGGCGGCTCGTGGGAGCCGTGGGCCGACAAGCACCTGCTGCGCTTCGGCGTCTATTTCATCATGATGATCGCCCTGGCCATGGTCGACCTGCGGGTCTGGTTCAGCCTGGCCTATCCGGTCTACGGCGTCGGACTGCTGCTGCTGGTGGCGGTGGCCCTGGTCGGCGACTCCTCGCTGGGCGCCCAGCGCTGGCTGGCGGTCGGACCCGTGCGCTTCCAGCCGTCCGAGATCATGAAGCTGGGCGTCGTGCTGGCCCTGGCCCGCTACTATCACGGCCTGTCGGCCGACAGCGCGCGGCTGTCGTGGAAGCTGCTGATCCCTGCCGCTTTGATCGGCGTGCCGGTGCTGCTGGTGGCCCACCAGCCCGACCTGGGCACGGCGATGCTGATCGCCCTGCCGGGCCTGGCGGTCATGGTGCTGGCCGGTTTGTCGCTGCGGCTGATCATCGTCGGGATCGTCGGCGCGCTGGCGGCCCTGCCGCCGTTCATCTTCTTCGTGCTGCACGACTACCAGCGCAACCGGATCCTGACCTTCATGGACCCGGAGAAGGATCCGTCGGGCAACGGCTACCACATCATGCAGTCCAAGATCGCCCTGGGTTCGGGCGGCCTGCTGGGCAAGGGACTGGGGCTAGGTTCACAGAGCCAGCTGAACTTCCTGCCCGAGAAGCAGACCGACTTCATCTTCGCCACCCTGGCCGAGGAGTTCGGCTTCGTCGGCTGCGTCAGCGTGCTGTTCCTGTACGGCGTGGCGATCTTCATGGCCCTGCGCATCGCCTCGATCAGCCACAGCCATTTCGGCCGGCTGTCGGCGGCCGGGGTGACGGCGACCTTCGCCCTCTATGTGCTGATCAACGGCGCGATGGTGATGGGCATGGCCCCGGTGGTGGGCGTGCCGATGCCGATGCTGTCGTACGGCGGCACCGTCATGCTGACGGTCATGGTCGGGTTTGGGCTTGTGCAGGCGGTGCGGGTGCACAGGTATACGGAAGTGACCAGCGGCAAGGGTTCGCTGATGTAGTCAGGAGCGTCGATCCTGTCCCTCCCCCTTGCGGGGAGGGTGGCCCGCGTAGCGGGTCGGGTGGGGATCGGTGCAGGGTGTCTGGAGTCAGCAGACCCCACCCGTCGGCTTCGCCGCCACCCTCCCCATAAAGGGGAGGGAAGAGACTATTTGCTCCCCTTCAACGCCCTGCCGCTCATCACCGCCCCGGCCCCGAACTTCCCCCGCAGCCCGTCGATCACCGTCTCGCTCTTCAGCGTCTTGCGCTCGTCGCCGGCGAAGAAGTCGTCGGCCGCGCCCTCGGCGGGCACGAAGTCGGTCAGGCCCGCGCCGATCAGGCGGTAGTGCAGGCCGCGGGGCTCGGCCGCCAGCAGCTCGCGGGCCACCTGGAACAGCGTGCGGGCGGTCTGGATCGGCACGGGCAGGGTGCGGCGGCGGGTGTGGACCTTGAAGTCCGGCGTGCGCAGCTTCAGCGTCGCCACGCGGCCCGCCACCCCGCCGGCCCGGGCCTGGCGGGCGACCTTCTCGCATAGCGGCCACAGCTCGTCCTCGAGCTGCTCGCGCTCATAGAGGTCGTCGTTGAACGTGGTCTCGGCGCTGATCGTCTTGCGCTCCTGGTCGGGATCGACCAGCCGCGTGTCGCGGCCGTGGGCCAGGTGGTGCAGGCGAAGACCGCTCGAGCCCAGCACCTTGATCAGCTGCTTGAGGTCGGCTGACGCGATGTCGCCGACGGTGCGAAAGCCTTCCGAGGCCAGGGACGCCACGGTGGCGGGGCCGACGCCTGGCAGGATCGACACCGGCTTGGAGGCCAGGAACGCCTCGACGCCTACCGCCCCGATCACCGAGAAGCCGCGCGGCTTGTCCAGCTCCGAGGCGATCTTGGCCAGGAACTTGTTGGGCGCCAGGCCGATCGAGACGGTGATCTGGACCTCGGCCTCGATCTCCTTCTGCACGCGGGCCAGCATCACCGCCGGCGGCGCGCCGTGCAGGCGCTCGGTGCCCGACAGGTCGATCCAGGCTTCGTCCAGCGACAGCGGTTGCACCAGGGGCGTCAGGGCCTCCAGCTTGGCCATGATCCGCCGGCTCTCGTGCTTGTACTTGGCGAAGTTGGGCTTGATGACCACGGCCTCGGGGCACAGCTTCAGCGCCTTGTACATCGGCATGGCCGAGCGCGGACCGCTCATGCGGGCGATGTAGCAGGCCGTGGTCACCACGCCGCGCTTGCCGCCGCCGACGATCACCGGCTTGTCGCGCAGCGACGGATCGTCGCGCTTCTCGACCGAGGCGTAGAAGGCGTCGCAGTCCATGTGGGCCATGGACAGCTGGCCCAGCTCCTCGTGAAAGATCACGCGCGGCGAGCCGCAGGCCGGACAGCGCGAGACCTTGGTCTCGCCCGTCGCCAGGCAGTCGCGGCATAACGCTTTCAAGGGAGGGGGCTCTTCACGGGAACAGCTTGCGCTCGATGGCCAGCTTCAGGTCCGGCCACAGGTCGATGCGGACGTGGCGCTCGGGATCGGAAGGCGCGAGGGGGCGCAGGCGCTCGTCGGCCACCATCTGGAAGCGGTTCACGCGGGGCGCGCTCTCGGCCACCGAATCCAGCTGCGGCAGCAGGTCGTCGATGAACACCGACGGACCGGTGGTGCGCCCGGCCAGGTCGGCCGCCGATGGGCCCTTGGGGCCGCTGTTGATCACCAGCGGATAGTCGAAGCCGTGGGTCTTCAGCCACTTGGCGCGCGACTGGCGGCCGTGTTCGGGGGCGTTGGTCAGGATCACCACGTCGGCCCGGCGCGACAGGTCGGCCAGGGCGTCGGCCGCGCCCTCGGCCGGCAGCAGGTCGTCGGCCCCGTCACGGAAGAAGTCGTTGAACAGCGCCCGGCCGGCGATCAGGTCCAGGTGCTCGGCCTCGCCCGGCCGATAGATGTTCTGGAACAGCGCGTAGCGGTCGAATCGCAGCTCGAATCCATGGCGCCCGATGAACGTTCCGAAGCCATGCATGAAGCGCGCGAGCACCTCGTCCACGTCGACGATGACCAGCGGCGCGTCGGGGCGCACGGTGCAGGCCTGAAGGTCTGAAAAACTGGGTTCCATGATCTGCGATTGGCCGAGGTAAAACGCGATTAGCGCGGGCTTAAGGATATTCGTGCGATCTGGAATCCAGAAGCGGCGCGAATCCCTTACGCACCGCCACGGACCGGAATGGTCGGGGTCAGGATGACGAAGAAGGTCCTCATCGTCGAGGATAACGAGCTGAACATGAAGCTCTTTCATGACCTGCTCGAAGCCCAGGGCTATGAGACCCTGCAGACCCGCGAGGGTTTGCAGGCGTTGTCGATCGCCCGTGAGCACCGTCCGGACCTGATCCTGATGGACATCCAGCTGCCCGAAATCTCCGGCCTTGAAGTCACCAAGTGGCTCAAGGAGGACGACGATCTGTCACATATACCGGTGGTCGCGGTTACGGCATTTGCAATGAAGGGCGACGAGGAGCGCATCCGCGAGGGCGGGTGCGAGGCCTATATCTCCAAGCCCATCTCGGTGTCGCACTTCCTCGACACCATCCGCCGTCTGCTGGAAAGGTAAGGGCCCGTGAGCGCGCGCATCCTGGTCGTCGACGACATCGAGGCCAATGTCCGCCTGCTCGAGGCCAAGCTTTCGGCCGAGTATTATCAGGTCTCCGTCGCCTATGACGGCCCCACGGCCCTGACCCTGGCGGCCGCCGAGCTGCCCGACGTGATCCTGCTGGACGTGATGATGCCCGGCATGGATGGCTTCACCGTCTGCAAGAAACTCAAGGAAGACCCGACCACCCGCCACATCCCGGTCGTGCTGGTCACGGCGCTGGACGGTCGCGCCGACCGCATCCAGGGCCTGGAGGCGGGCGCCTCGGACTTCCTGACCAAGCCCATCGACGACGTCATGCTGTTCGCCCGCGTGCGCAGCCTGACCCGCTTCAAGCTGGTGATCGACGAACTGCGCCAGCGCGAGGCCTCGGGCCGCCGCATGGGCGTGATCGCCGGCGCCGCCTCGCGCCTGGACGGCCTGGGCGGCCGGGTTCTGATCGTCGACGACAACGAACGCCAGGCCCAGCGCGTGGCCGCCGAACTGGGCGTCGAGCATCGTCCGGTCATCGAATCCGACCCCGTGAAGGCCCAGATCAGCGCCGGCGGTCCGGTCGACCTGGTGATCATCAACGCCGCCGCCAAGGGCTTCGACGGCCTGCGCTTCGCCGCCAGCCTGCGCTCGGACGAGCGCACCCGCCACCTGCCGATCCTGGCCATGGTCGATCCCGACGAGCGCCCGCGCCTGGTCAAGGCGCTGGAGATCGGCATCAACGACATCCTGCCGCGTCCCATCGACCCGCAGGAACTGGCCGCCCGGGTCAAGACCCAGATCCAGCGCAAGCGCTACACCGACTATCTGCGCCAGAACCTCGACCACAGCCTGGAACTGGCCGTCACCGACCAGCTCACGGGCCTGCACAACCGTCGCTACATGACCGGCCAGCTCGACTCGCTGGTCAAGCGCGCGGCCCTGGGCGGCGACCCTGTCGCGGCCCTGCTGATCGACATCGACCACTTCAAGAAGATCAACGACGGCTTCGGCCACGACGTCGGCGACGAGGTGCTGCGCGAATTCGCCCTGCGCCTGGCCTCGAACGTCCGCGCCATCGACCTCCCTTGCCGCTATGGCGGCGAGGAGTTCACGGTGATCATGCCCGACACCCAATTGGCCGACGCCCTGCGCATCGCCGAGCGGATCCGCATGCACGTCTCCGGCTCGCCGTTTCGCGTGGCCCATGGCAGCGAACTGCTGACCGTGACCATCTCGATCGGCGTCTCGGCCACCAGCGGCGCGGGCGACACCCCCGAAACCCTGCTCAAGCGGGCCGACGAGGCGGTGTACGAGGCCAAGAAGTCCGGCCGTAACGCCGTGGTGGGCAAGGCGGCTTAGGCTTCGCCTGGCTCGCAAGCCAATCCAAAACCCCGCTCATCCCGGCGAATGCCGGGACCCAGATCCTAAAGCTGAGTGGCTGATTGGAAGAGCTCGGCGCTGTTGGCGTCAACCACACCGCTATTCCATCTGGGTTCCGGCATTCGCGGGATGAGCGGATTATGGGAGGTCAGTGCTTCGCGACCAGCTTGATCTCGTACAGTCGCGGCCACAGCTTTCCCGTCACGATCAACCGGTCAGCCTTGGCGTCATAGGCGATGCCGTTCAGCACGTCGGCGCGGGCGCGGTCCTGCGCGGGCAGCAGGCCTGTCAGGTCGATCCAGCCCGTCACCTTGCCCGTGGCCGGGTCGATGCGGGCGATGCGGTCGGTCTGCCAGATATTGGCCAGAATCTCGCCCTTGACCCATTCCAGCTC
The window above is part of the Caulobacter soli genome. Proteins encoded here:
- a CDS encoding EamA/RhaT family transporter, which translates into the protein MIWIPITIAASFAQVARNAAQRSIMGGTGPWGATLVRFLFGLPFTAVFVAIAFALTRGEHPHAGLAFWAPVLIGGATQIAATAALLVAMKRAGFAVATAVQQSSIPLAALLGWLVYGERLSVMGWTGVALTSVALLVVTWPRTGASGGQPISGGLFGLLSGLAFGVSLNAFRQAGRALEPNHPIFAAVVSLLVVQAVQTLALTLFLAITDRAVLAAVAKAWRPSLGAGFWGAAASAGWFIALALAPAGQVRAVGVVEAPIAALAGRRLFAERLTVVQMIFGLVAAAGVAMAALG
- a CDS encoding rod shape-determining protein, producing MFSSLFGVISNDIAIDLGTANTLIYMKGKGIVLNEPSVVALRNVGGRKIVHAVGIEAKQMLGRTPGHMEAIRPMRDGVIADFEVAEEMIKYFIRKVHNRKGFVNPKVIVCVPSGATAVERRAINDSCLNASARRVGLIDEPMAAAIGAGLPIHEPTGSMVVDIGGGTTEVAVLSLSGIVYSRSVRVGGDKMDEAIISYMRRHHNLLIGETTAERIKKEIGTARAPADGEGLSIDVKGRDLMQGVPREVRISEKQAADALAEPVGQIVEAVKVALEATPPELASDIADKGIMLTGGGALLRGLDAEIRDHTGLPVTVADDPLSCVALGCGKVLEHPKWMKGVLESTLA
- the mreC gene encoding rod shape-determining protein MreC, with product MPFREGPLGDLKVPLTWTAAVALIVAAVIAVAFLLADRRETLQQQAYGVTRQTVDTVSKPVSGVIAAPGRWTGLGVDFLSSYFFTASENRRLKAELKEMRGYRDQYLAEVDKNESYRALLGLRTDPPIPMVAARVVSDTRGPFANTRLADAGSEKGVVVGNPVMNERGLVGRVVGVANGASRVLLLTDIASRTPVMIDRTNARAILTGDGGPNPKLEYLRGVDPIKEGDRVVTSGDGGVVPRGLPVGAAVMGLDGRWRVVLFADDAAIDYVRILLFKDFSQLADQKALLTRSLPPVTTEDPDVSILGPVATAPKPPAQTGATTPPATGAPPPKPSATTPPAAKPATTTPAPKPAAPRPAAPKPATPAPTTAQPPGGGQ
- the mrdA gene encoding penicillin-binding protein 2, whose protein sequence is MSEPSIFFFEVNERQGVFHRRAFLMGGLAGGGLLALGGRLAQLQLVEAQRYQKLSAGNQFNYRLTPPPRGLILDRNGVALASNRPNFRLMVSKDSKDFDIEATLDDLSKLVPIDGTRRARLLKDIARAPKKAPVAVMEDMTWEEFSRVNIRAPELPGVTADMGEVRVYPFGGAFAHVIGYVAKVSDRDLEKAKNEPDQDLLHHPGFRIGKQGVEKALDRELRGRPGATKAEVDAQGRVVRLDPEGDIPPTPGKEVRLTLDADIQNRALEVMGDESGAIVVMDVRNGDLLAMVSAPSFDANRFVKGLSGPEYKALAEYERKPLLDKALSGNFPPGSTFKPTVGLAALTAGVDPEVRVSCGGSWYYGGRTWRCWEKRGHGSQNMHEAIKNSCDIYFYQTALKIGPDAIATAARAMGFGQAFDIGIPGQKKGLVPDREWKKRANKKNPANQIWFPGETPSYGIGQGALSVNALQLAVMVSRLANSKKALNPRLIKSVGGVEQPSGAAVPDLPFTPEHLAYVRGGMEAVANDVRGTAYRQSQLGLGDVKMAGKTGTAQVRSYDKVADRKSTNVAWKLKDHNLFVAFAPYDDPRYAVAVIVEHGGLGGATAGAPRAREVMRVALLKDPEVRARIERPMPLPPEPVEAAPDGSVEGAAPDDPTLGAPPATPIVPAPPVPGAPR
- the rodA gene encoding rod shape-determining protein RodA; this encodes MTLSGGLSRPGERDRPIIKFMEIDWTLCLVLCLIAGSGALMLFSIAGGSWEPWADKHLLRFGVYFIMMIALAMVDLRVWFSLAYPVYGVGLLLLVAVALVGDSSLGAQRWLAVGPVRFQPSEIMKLGVVLALARYYHGLSADSARLSWKLLIPAALIGVPVLLVAHQPDLGTAMLIALPGLAVMVLAGLSLRLIIVGIVGALAALPPFIFFVLHDYQRNRILTFMDPEKDPSGNGYHIMQSKIALGSGGLLGKGLGLGSQSQLNFLPEKQTDFIFATLAEEFGFVGCVSVLFLYGVAIFMALRIASISHSHFGRLSAAGVTATFALYVLINGAMVMGMAPVVGVPMPMLSYGGTVMLTVMVGFGLVQAVRVHRYTEVTSGKGSLM
- a CDS encoding DNA polymerase IV, whose translation is MKALCRDCLATGETKVSRCPACGSPRVIFHEELGQLSMAHMDCDAFYASVEKRDDPSLRDKPVIVGGGKRGVVTTACYIARMSGPRSAMPMYKALKLCPEAVVIKPNFAKYKHESRRIMAKLEALTPLVQPLSLDEAWIDLSGTERLHGAPPAVMLARVQKEIEAEVQITVSIGLAPNKFLAKIASELDKPRGFSVIGAVGVEAFLASKPVSILPGVGPATVASLASEGFRTVGDIASADLKQLIKVLGSSGLRLHHLAHGRDTRLVDPDQERKTISAETTFNDDLYEREQLEDELWPLCEKVARQARAGGVAGRVATLKLRTPDFKVHTRRRTLPVPIQTARTLFQVARELLAAEPRGLHYRLIGAGLTDFVPAEGAADDFFAGDERKTLKSETVIDGLRGKFGAGAVMSGRALKGSK
- the divK gene encoding cell-cycle response regulator DivK, with protein sequence MTKKVLIVEDNELNMKLFHDLLEAQGYETLQTREGLQALSIAREHRPDLILMDIQLPEISGLEVTKWLKEDDDLSHIPVVAVTAFAMKGDEERIREGGCEAYISKPISVSHFLDTIRRLLER
- a CDS encoding PleD family two-component system response regulator, which codes for MSARILVVDDIEANVRLLEAKLSAEYYQVSVAYDGPTALTLAAAELPDVILLDVMMPGMDGFTVCKKLKEDPTTRHIPVVLVTALDGRADRIQGLEAGASDFLTKPIDDVMLFARVRSLTRFKLVIDELRQREASGRRMGVIAGAASRLDGLGGRVLIVDDNERQAQRVAAELGVEHRPVIESDPVKAQISAGGPVDLVIINAAAKGFDGLRFAASLRSDERTRHLPILAMVDPDERPRLVKALEIGINDILPRPIDPQELAARVKTQIQRKRYTDYLRQNLDHSLELAVTDQLTGLHNRRYMTGQLDSLVKRAALGGDPVAALLIDIDHFKKINDGFGHDVGDEVLREFALRLASNVRAIDLPCRYGGEEFTVIMPDTQLADALRIAERIRMHVSGSPFRVAHGSELLTVTISIGVSATSGAGDTPETLLKRADEAVYEAKKSGRNAVVGKAA